The nucleotide sequence agtttaaagtgctcccacacagctgagggttttccctttgatgttaACTGGAGCATTACTTTCACTGCTGTCGGCGGAGGTCAGGCGCGCGAAAAAAATCTCAATAATCGAATCTCAAAATTGAAATtcgaatgtgtacccaacggtcgaatattcgggtccagctCTAGTATTAATATCATAAAAAGAaccaaattttaatttaaatttaccaAATTATGTATTTAAACAATCAGTAAGTTTACATGAATGACACAAATTTTTCTATTGCTTGATGAAATTTTGTATAATGcatgaaaagcaaaaaaaaaaacaaaattgacaGAATTAAGTTAAGTCTGATCTGGCCACTTCGGCATATGATTAGATTATCCGGTGTTGTTGTTTGGACTAGCTAACCTGTAACATTACCACCGGGGCTCCCACTCCCCACTCGGCTGCTTTCTCTACCTGCTTGGCTCAACACCAGCGCCGGCAACAATGTGGATCAACAGGATGTTTGTGTGGTTTGTGCTCTCCTGGACTGCCCTGTCTTTCATGCTAGCTCCAACAACAGCGATACTCCAATACACAGCGGCTGAACTCCTGCAGCTATGCTTCCACCTGTCTGGAGATGTTTTGCTCCATACTAAAACAACATCATACTACTTCTTCCTTTGCTCATGTCATAATTCCACTAGAGGACTTTGTCCTATGTTGTTTTGTGGCATTTGTTGTAACACCTGGTTTTGTTGGAAGATAGTCTTGCTGGCATGCAAAAAAACTGGTACAGAGAATTTTTCTGTGCAAgaaatcatttttattgatatacATATGTGGTCATTATACAATCATTAGTTAGGAAGAGAAAGGTATTCTCCATTGAAGCCTTGCATCCCAGTGTGGTGGAGGATTTCATATATATTTCACTGCAAAGCGCTTTGAAGGTATAAAGGCCAGACCAGCTGGAAACATATGGTGAAGTGTATAAACCGTGCTTTGTCCTCCTGTGACCCATTAGCAAGACTGGACCACAGTATAAACTCCTAGGTTCAATGTGCTGCTCCCCTACCTACCTGTTTTAACCATTGACTTTAAGTCAGTAAGGaagctgtttaaaaatgaaaacatttttgcaaatgtataagggattttttaaaacaaaatcaataagggataaaacatttcatttcatattatatCTTAGCATCTACATATTGACAATGAAATTCGTGTCACTTCAAACTAAAGATTTCCTGTGCACGCCATGTAACCGCTCCTTTTCTATCTAAAAGCTCATAATGCAAAACTACTTAGCAGTTTGTGAGAAAGATCTCCCCTCAGAGTCAAGCTGGCTGCCTCACTCTTCAGCACATCTCAGGTAGCATTTTAGCCGCCCGACAGCGGAGGACTTTCAGGAAGCTGTCAATCTTGTGCGAGTCCCGGCGGAAGCAGGACAACAGGAAATGGAAGTTGGTCAATTTGGAAATCTTGTCCTGGCCGATGTCATTGCCTCCTCTGTAGGGCAGTAAGGAGATGGTCTGAGCCGCTGGGCCCATCTGAGGGagaaaggaggcagaggaagtgagagggaggaaagctgttaaaacacagtttatattaacattttaaatgggtgcaaagcaaaacaaaatgtgtctgAGGGGTTTTCTTCCCATGCTGGCACACCTTGCCAGATAGGATATCCAGGCCGTCTCCCAGGTTCTTGaagtgctgctgcagctcctggaTTTTGTTAGATATGTTGCTTTGGGCAGGGTGAGGCAGGGTGTTAGCGGAGGTGGACAGGACTACCAGGGGGTCTACCCAGGCTTGGAGCAGGGAGCGAGCCAATGACAGCAGGTCTGACTCCTGGTGAAGAGTCAAACAGATGATGATAATACAAAAAGTTGAAATATATAAATCTACCCTGTACCTTAAAGGGACACAAGAgataaaaatgcagaaaatatctgATGTGAGCACTTTACTGAACGGTTGTGTGGACACAGTGTCTGTGACGTGACAGAGCTGTTGTGAAGATCAATGTGGATGCCTCTGGctttaagccttaatataatttaaactgGTGAGTTACATATAAATCTGCCCCTTGCAAAATTGTTATAAAGGGAGAAATTAGCTATAGAGAACAAAACCGTTTCTTGGCTGTAGACAGTTTGTAATTCCAAGTGATGGCCTGCAGAGGTCAGTAAGtattatgcatttcttaaaGTTAATGTCACAATGAAATCAAAATGCCTTTCCACTTGTTTGCTAATTTTCAAGTCATATCCACCCAATAAAtgccaaaacaaacatgttgtcATTCTGAAATCTGGTACATTTTATAAAGATGCTTTGCTTTAGTTATTTGGGTGAAAGATGAGATAGCacattaatgtttgtttgttttcatagaAACTCAATGATTTGATGCTTGTCTACTAAGGAAATATGATAATCAAAAACATTGGACTGGTCAACTTGTCTGACTCCTGCTGGATAGGAGATGTTATTTGATGTATGACAGTGACAACAATAAAAAGGGAGATAAAAGAGGCAAAGAGAAGACCGTACAGGTAACTTGATGAAAACACTGAGAAAATTGAAAGCAAAAAACAAGGAAGAAATGAGGAACtgacatacatacagtcactTACTGATACTTGAAGAGCTTGCTCCTTGTCAATTGgtgtctgcagagaggaggTGTGGCACATTGAGGGGCGGGGCATGATCATGCGGCCTATAGGAGGGAAATGAGAGTCCTGGAAGAGACAGATGATGATTATTATATTCACAATTAACTGCTTACCTGGCAAATAACACGTTTTACTGTGATGGAAggttaaacatgtaaaaaaaattaaaaccagaTCGTACATCCTAGAAAATTCACAGCCATTGCTTTCTTTTGTCTCATGTAGTATATTACTCCCACTGTNNNNNNNNNNNNNNNNNNNNCTCAAGCTGGCTGCCTCACTCTTCAGCACATCTCAGGTAGCATTTTAGCCGCCCGACAGCGGAGGACTTTCAGGAAGCTGTCAATCTTGTGCGAGTCCCGGCGGAAGCAGGACAACAGGAAATGGAAGTTGGTCAATTTGGAAATCTTGTCCTGGCCGATGTCATTGCCTCCTCTGTAGGGCAGTAAGGAGATGGTCTGAGCCGCTGGGCCCATCTGAGGGagaaaggaggcagaggaagtgagagggaggaaagctgttaaaacacagtttatattaacattttaaatgggtgcaaagcaaaacaaaatgtgtctgAGGGGTTTTCTTCCCATGCTGGCACACCTTGCCAGATAGGATATCCAGGCCGTCTCCCAGGTTCTTGgagtgctgctgcagctcctggaTTTTGTTAGATATGTTGCTTTGGGCAGGGTGAGGCAGGGTGTTAGCCGAGGTGGACAGGACTACCAGGGGGTCTACCCAGGCTTGGAGCAGGGAGCGAGCCAATGACAGCAGGTCTGACTCCTGGTGAAGAGTCAAACAGATGATGATTAGATAATTCCATAAGCTGAAGGGAGATGAGGTCAGAATGCAAGAGAAAATATCTAAAGTGAGAATTACAGAACTGTTGTGTTGAATTGCAATAGTCTGtgccagagatggggacttgagtttgagacttggactcgagtcgcccacacagtgacttcagactcaactTCAGACTCGTTCTCAAAAGACTTCCGACGTGACTCGGACTCAAGGTGCGGGACTCATGAACAATgcttatttttaggaaacgtctgatgagcctgctgttattcccctccctgtgttacctataacctgcctacgtaacacatacTACTTATCTGCCACAtgtgcacattacatggttgtgctctgtaagtgaaaaacaggttacagttgcAGAATCCTTTATAGCTATACAGTAAGCAGCCTggtttgaacgcagcaggtgatgcaacattcattaaaaccacgagagacttgagacttgacttggactctagctcaaagacatCTCTGGTATGTGCAGATATTAGTGTGGCAACAACCTGTCTTCCAAATATGTTGTAATTCCAAGTGGTCAGAGGTAATATTACACATTTCTTAAAGTTAATGtcacaatgaaattaaaatgtctttctACTTGTTAACTCATTTTCAAGTCATATCCACCCAATGAATgctcatttattttcatgttgtaATTCTGatatcaaataaatacatttttgcaagACGCTTTCAAAGTGCTGTTTGGGTTAGGTTCAGTTGCCATccgacgcacacacacatcattttgATCTCTCAGATTTGTAATCCAATTTTTTGGCTGCCAGTTGCTtggattttgaaaaatatgGTGGTTATTTAAATTCCCATTTACAATTTTCACTTCAGTTATGTGGGTGAAAGATGAGATAGCTCcttaatgtttgtttgtgttcataGAAACTTCAGTCAAGTCTCGACTGATTTCACAATGTTTAATTTGTTGGATTTGGTTTGTCTTTTAAGGAAGCATAATAATCAGAAACATTGCTCTGATCAAATGATCTGACTCCTGCTGGATAGGAGATGTTATTTGATGTATGACAGTGACAGAGACAACAATAAAAAGGGAGATAAAAGAGGCAAAGAGAAGACTGTACAGGTAACTTGATGAAAACACTGAGAAAATTGAAAGCAAAAAACAAGGAAGAAATGAGTCACTTACTGATACTTGAAGAGCTTGCTCCTTGTCAATTGgtgtctgcagagaggaggTGTGGCACATTGAGGGGCGGGGCATGATCATGCGGCCTATAGGAGGGAAATGAGAGTCCTGGAAGAGACAGATGATGATTATTATATACACAATTAACTGCTTACCTGGCAAATAACACGTTTTACTGTGATGGAAggttaaacatgtaaaaaaaattaaaaccagaTCGTACATCCTAGAAAATTCACAGCCATTGCTTTCTTTTGTCTCATGTAGTATATTACTCCCACTGTGCTTGCAGACTTTCATGCAAGTATAACAGGGTTCCCAAGGACCCGTATGCAAATTCAGAGCCTTGGCAATCAGGAAGCAATGAGCACAGCTGAATAGGGCTTTAACAGGTGGTtaaacatgtctgtgtgggAAGGCTTAGACCCTCAGACAGTGCAAACACAAAAGCAGGTACTGACCAGCTCCTGGGTCAGTGTTGCGCTGAGGGAGTGCAGTGTGTCAGAGCGCTGAGAGGCTCGGTCCAGCAGGTCACTGATGGGGATGGCACTGCACGCTGCCACCATATACAACACTAGGGAGCATGGAAAGCCACAAAGATgtacagagttgttttctttagtcATTTCAGTCAGGACTACCGTATTTGTAAAGCCAAATGTCACACACAGCGCAGCACTGGGCTTCACAAAGCCATATCAGCAACAGCCCACCCAAAGCAGCCAGAGCTGTAGAGATGAGTGTTAATGCTCCTGTGGTTCAGCAACACTAGCACTCCTTTTCCTTTCCAAGCGGtccttttattaaatgttaacacatgcCTTGATAGCAAAATAGGCTCACTTGTCCTAACCAGCAGGTGTAACAGATTTCTGAGCTGATATCAATACAGCatcatattttcacttttatacCATCTTCAAGACATTGTatgttttctgaaatatttaatGAATGACTGATGAATGTATGTTAATAAAAATCTCGGATTTGAGCAGCAACACTTATCACATTAGATTAAACACAGGTGTACACCTAATTCTTCATCTACTTGAAAGCTTTTAACAttgtaggaaaaaaaaagaaaatatacattACTTGTTATTTTAGAGTAAAGAATAGCATTTTATACATCTCACACAAATAATTGCAAATAATTTCACAGATCAAAAGGCCAAGCTCGTCTCACCCGTCATGAGGAGTTTGCTTCCGCTGGTTTTTCTGTGTGCcatctctcctctttttctcgctgctgtttctttctctttctccatttTGCCCCCATTTTATAGTTCCTTGGCTTCAACTTTTTGATTATGCAGTAGGGTGAGCGTGTGCTGATTGGAACTTGTTTTGTCCACTTCATAATGAGAAACATGGTCAAGGAGATTTGAATGGATGCAACAGGATGCAGTCACAGGTTGAtgattgtctgtgtgtgtgtggggggggggggggggggggggtgggggaaaaTNNNNNNNNNNNNNNNNNNNNggggggggggggggggggggggggggggtatggttgtggaaaatgtttctcCCAGATCTTAATTGCATTGGATGAATAAAAACAGTTGTTCACTCACTGTTTTATAATGAAATGGCGACTTGAATTCAGCTCCCTCTGACGATCTTGTGGGGGCAATGGCCAGTGTTTCAGGGCTTCCTGTGTCGGAGGATATCCGGATAACAGATATCTAGGCCAAGACTTCCTCTTCTGTGCATTGTTTACTGTCGAATTAGCAATCTCAGAACCCATCAACCATAGGATGGTGATGATTTGAATTcagacatatttaaataaaaatgctgtGTCAGGAGCAGATTGTGTAGATGCAGACTGACAGCAAGTCTGCTTAAGTTATTTCTGATCCTGAAGGTTTTGCTTCAGATTTGGTAATCCAATTCTACCTTTAACCATGACAAAATGCGGGATTTGGGTTTTTCAACATTTAAGACAGAGATCTGGATCAAGTTGATGCCAGCATTCTGAATAATCTGGATCCCATCTCAGACATGGATTTCAGCTCTAAATTGAATGAGCCCTTTAAATGTGAAAGTGTTTTAGTTTTAACAGAACtaagtaaatgaagaaatgttaaacatttaaaaatacagttagGCCACACTTCATCCGGAAAACACCTGGAAAAATGGCTGTAAATACAAGTGTGACAAATACAGACAACACGTTTCTCAAAGTCTAGTTTTACTTAAACATTGTAACTTTTTTtcatcatagactgtatgaagGAAGTGGACATAGCCACCGTGACGTTatccattggtttgtggaccacCGTTTTATAACCTTGAGTTTGGCGTTTAGGCTGTCCctatcttggttttttggaagcagacaccggacgtgaccatatttggatgagagggtggCGCTAgatagcttggttagcaaggtgctaAGTTTGGCTAGCGAAAAAtaggtttaaaacaaaatgtactgatcggaaaaatgaacagctgactcctaaAAAGTTTTTTCAACGCCGCTGGTCAACTTACACAGCGAAGTGGATATGAgttgcctctatcctgattgacagattGTCACgatagcgacttgtcaatcacaagatGGCCACGCACTAAAGCATCCCCTGCTTTATCGTCATTTTCCCTCTAAATAGGAcaataatttactaaataaacatcatgctgtaatgaagaagacttgaaactagtgatgGAGACCATATTCATtagaaaagtgtttactgagataataaatcaagtgagaagttgGATAATTTTGCCATTAAGTCCAATACATtgggacttctttttgcaaccagtggagtctccccctgctggccatttgAAAGAATGCAGGTTCAAGGCACTTCGTTTGGGTTTCAGTTTTCATACCCTGAGATTGCTTGGTTTGTACCAAAACATCCAAGGTATGGTTTAGCAGCAAACAAGAAAGCTGTTAATCATCCAGGACTGTCCTTTTACTGTTTGCATTCTAATAAAATCAATTGGCACCTGGAGGGAAGTTGTCCTCATTCAGCGTATCATTTCATTGATTGTGAATCATTTTGACTTTGGGCTTTTTACTGAGTGCTACGtaaaatgtctttgtgttttaagtCTACCTCGTGGAATGTCAATGCAACAATTATTACCCAATTATTGGCTGTATGCTTACAAATTGTATAATTATGGTAAAcacatgtctgtgtagtataAGATGCACAAACGTTTTCACTAAGGATCGATAAATAGGTTTATTACAAAAATCTTGTGTTAACTTGTATTCATTGCAGTCACaccaacaaatacacaaacataaattaaactaaaactaTCCATGATGCAGTCACAGTGGGCATGAAGATAGTCTGAATGGATTAGACAGCAAGCATGAACATAGCTTCTAAAGTTCAAGCAACATGCAGGATGCTGTATCGGAAGCAGATGGTGTGGATGCAGACTGACAACAAGTCTGCCATAAGAGTAAGGCAGTGAGGACTTTGAGCTGACTCTTGACAAAGAAGTCCTCTAAGAAGTGAAGTTATCTGTGGAAGGCAGGAGGCCAGGCCTGTGTTGCCGGTTAGAAGTTTAGAATAGCTAATGCCGCTGAGATAAACTTTGACGCTATGTGTTTTGATGGCTGTCAACAAAATGGGAAACGGTAACATAACAGGTTTCGTTGCAATATCAAAATCACATGATGGCAAGGTTACTGGTCGTGAAGCAGAAACTCTTCCAAGCTGACCAGTAAGATGAGATGGTTACGGGGATTTTGGTCGGTGCCAAATATGGAGGAACTAGTGTTGATATCTGCCACAGGGGCCAAGCCTCTAATaattaatcaacaaaataattagtgtctaattattttgttgattaTGTCTACGACTGAGAGGTTGTTGGAGTTTACTCTCTCGTTTTTTGTGAGCCTTGGATTACAGAAATTGTGGTCTGAGACACAGAGGCAGCGGAGACGTTTCCGGCTTACCTTGGTGCAAGGTAGCCCAAATGCTACCTGTATCCTCCAGTGTTGGAGgcagtattcagatcctttacttaataataataaactaatttTAAACACCTTTCAAAATCGTTTAAGGgctttacattaaaaacagaacacataagtaaacaaacacaaagagaataaaataaactaaaagccagaaaaacaaaaacacaaagagtaaaattaattaaaatgttataaaacataaatgaagaataccaaaaagcagcaaaaaaagtgggattttaaaagtgattttaaaaagacaagacagattTTGCAATcctgggcccgtatttatcaagcttctcagactcactcataagaacactgcttaagaactgacttaagagtaaaaaaatgaaatgtatgactaaatcttaagtgtctgTCTTTGAGCCGATTCACGACACTTTGCGGTGCTGCATACGGGATTTTAAAAATCACagaatagatttccttatttaagaatattctcagataaattcacattgaatggtgaaaagaggagcttaCGTTCAATACACAATAACGACAATAACCCGGCAATTGGCATGAATTAGTCAGGGTTAGGGAAAACATCAGACTTCAGCGTCAACATCAGATCCTTTGACCTATAACATCACACGACTCCCTCCTTTGCTCGTGTCACAATTCCTACGACCACTAGAGGACTTTGTCATTCgaatgtaaacaaatgttttggggGATTTGCTGTAACACCTGATATTGTTTTTCTTGGAAAGACTGTCTTGCAAGCTTActttctaaaaaaaagaaagctgacACTGAGAATTTTGCTGTGCAAGAGATACTCTTTTATTGATGTACAGATTTTATATCAAAATGCTGTCAAGGGGTGTCTTAAAATCTAAAGTGCAAATGCTGCAGTTTGTCATCACACATCTCCGTTGAAGTCTTGCATCCCAGTGTGACAAATTACTTGAAGAGTGGAGGGATTTCATATGTCACAACCTGCTTTCCACAAAGCTCCTTTGGCAGCTTGGCTTTGAGGGTGTCAAGGACAAGGAAGTGTCACAGGAGAAGTAACTCACAGATTTACCTCAGTTTGTCACCACAATATTGTCCAGCTGGAAACATACGGGGAAGTGTATGAGCTTTAGGTTCATTGTGCTGCTCCCCCACCTACCTGGAATGTATAAACCTGTTTTAGGGAATATTTTCCTTTGTCAAAAATCTCCCCTCAGAGTCAAGCTGGCTGCCTCACTCTTCAGCACATCTCAGGTAGCATTTTAGCCGCCCGACAGCGGAGGACTTTCAGGAAGCTGTCAATCTTGTGCGAGTCCCGGCGGAAGCAGGACAACAGGAAATGGAAGTTGGTCAATTTGGAAATCTTGTCCTGGCCGATGTCATTGCCTCCTCTGTAGGGCAGTAAGGAGATGGTCTGAGCCGCTGGGCCCATCTGAGGGagaaaggaggcagaggaagtgagagggaggaaagctgttaaaacacagtttatattaacattttaaatgggtgcaaagcaaaacaaaatgtgtctgAGGGGTTTTCTTCCCATGCTGGCACACCTTGCCAGATAGGATATCCAGGCCGTCTCCCAGGTTCTTGgagtgctgctgcagctcctggaTTTTGTTAGATATGTTGCTTTGGGCAGGGTGAGGCAGGGTGTTAGCGGAGGTGGACAGGACTACCAGGGGGTCTACCCAGGCTTGGAGCAGGGAGCGAGCCAATGACAGCAGGTCTGACTCCTGGTGAAGAGTCAAACAGATGATGAGAatacaaaaagttttttttaagtgatgGCCTGAAGAGGTCAGTAAGAATTTCACGTGTCTTTGTTAATGTCACAATGAAATCAAAATGCCTTTCCATTTGCAGCCTAGATACCTTTTCAAGTCATTTCCACCCAATAAATGCtcatttatttctgaatgttgttattctgaaatcaaataaatacatttttgcaagATGCTTTCAAAGTGCTGTTTAATTGCAACAAGGTCAGTTGCCGTACAAGACGAATATTTATCATTTAGAACTTTCAGATTGGCAATCCAATTGTTTGGTGGCAAATTGCTTGGATTACGAAAAACATGATGGTTATTTGTATCCccttttaaaatgttcacttcagtTATTTGGGTGAAAGCTGAGATAGCTCATTGTGAGGAAATCACTGAGATAAATGTAAGTTATGAggacaaaaaagagatatagtCACTTACTGATAATTTAAGAACTTGCCACTTGTGATTAGgtgtctgcagagaggaggTGTGGCACTTTGATGGGCGGGGCATGATCATGCGGCCTATAGGAAGGAAACGAGAGCCCTGGGAGAGATAGATGATGattattatattaacaataaactgctttttttttaaaacacaaacgcaGGTACTGACCAGCTCCTGGGTCAGTGTTGTGCTGAGGGAGTGCAGTGTGTCAGAGCGCTGACAGGCTTGGTCGAGCAGGTCACTGATGGGGATGGCACTGCACGCTGCCACCATATACAACACTAGGGAGACAACACAGAATTGAtttcttttgtcatttcagTCAGGTCAACCGTATTTGTAAAGCCAAATGTCACACACAGCGCAGCACTGGGCTTCACAAAGCCATATCAGCAACAGCCCACCCAAAGCAGCCAGAGCTGTAGAGATGAGTGTTAATGCTCCTGTGGTTCAGCAACACTAGCACTCCTTTTCCTTTCCAAGCGGtccttttattaaatgttaacacatgcCTTGATAGCAAAATAGGTTCGCTTGTCCTAACCAGCAGGTGTAACAGATTTCTGAGCTGATATCAATACAGCATCACTTTCAAACATAATGTATGTTTTCTAAAAGATTTAATGAATGGCTGATGATTGATGAATGAATTTTGTTAGATAAAACAGAGAAATCACCACCACTTAGCAACAGATAGGTCTACCTGGTGTTTGatatatatcaaaatattggtcaaaatttctttttgttttccataaacacataacattgataacattaataaacattgtGATAAGGATCCCTTAAATttgattattaattaaaattatgtaCTGAGCTCTGTGGAGGACAAACACTGTTTCTCAATGacttcaaacattttttttagtaCAATTTCTTGTTAGCCTAAGTTACTTACCAGCGGATAAGTAGGCTATTCCTTTATCAATATTGTTTGTCTAGCTCCAGTGGGCCAAATTTAAAATCTCTG is from Micropterus dolomieu isolate WLL.071019.BEF.003 ecotype Adirondacks linkage group LG02, ASM2129224v1, whole genome shotgun sequence and encodes:
- the LOC123958024 gene encoding prolactin-like; this translates as MAVNFLGCKQLIVNIIIIICLFQDSHFPPIGRMIMPRPSMCHTSSLQTPIDKEQALQVSESDLLSLARSLLQAWVDPLVVLSTSANTLPHPAQSNISNKIQELQQHFKNLGDGLDILSGKMGPAAQTISLLPYRGGNDIGQDKISKLTNFHFLLSCFRRDSHKIDSFLKVLRCRAAKMLPEMC
- the LOC123984621 gene encoding prolactin, whose protein sequence is MEKEKETAARKRGEMAHRKTSGSKLLMTVLYMVAACSAIPISDLLDRASQRSDTLHSLSATLTQELDSHFPPIGRMIMPRPSMCHTSSLQTPIDKEQALQVSESDLLSLARSLLQAWVDPLVVLSTSANTLPHPAQSNISNKIQELQQHSKNLGDGLDILSGKMGPAAQTISLLPYRGGNDIGQDKISKLTNFHFLLSCFRRDSHKIDSFLKVLRCRAAKMLPEMC
- the LOC123984626 gene encoding prolactin-like isoform X2; its protein translation is MAHGKISGSKLLMTVLYMVAACSAIPISDLLDQACQRSDTLHSLSTTLTQELGSRFLPIGRMIMPRPSKCHTSSLQTPNHKWQVLKLSESDLLSLARSLLQAWVDPLVVLSTSANTLPHPAQSNISNKIQELQQHSKNLGDGLDILSGKMGPAAQTISLLPYRGGNDIGQDKISKLTNFHFLLSCFRRDSHKIDSFLKVLRCRAAKMLPEMC
- the LOC123984626 gene encoding prolactin-like isoform X1, coding for MPAELQPDAALIRVRWRRGRVLYMVAACSAIPISDLLDQACQRSDTLHSLSTTLTQELGSRFLPIGRMIMPRPSKCHTSSLQTPNHKWQVLKLSESDLLSLARSLLQAWVDPLVVLSTSANTLPHPAQSNISNKIQELQQHSKNLGDGLDILSGKMGPAAQTISLLPYRGGNDIGQDKISKLTNFHFLLSCFRRDSHKIDSFLKVLRCRAAKMLPEMC